Proteins found in one Arthrobacter pascens genomic segment:
- a CDS encoding IS256 family transposase, which produces MDALKASGVFDELMAQIDSGRLELDGKDGFIQQLIKASLERGLQAELSGHLGYDKGDPVGRFLPNSRNGSYPKTLGTSAGDVDLAVPRDRDGSFIPHLVPKGARRTAGLDDMIISLYAGGMTVRDIAHHLESTLGTELSQETISKITDEVLDEVLEWQKRPLDPLYPILYLDAIVIKVRDGHQVQNRAAHIAVGVDMEGIKHVLGIWVEASEGAKFWAGVCAELANRGVRDVLIVCCDGLTGFPEAVAATWPAATIQTCVVHLIRASMRFIGYQDRKKVAAALRPVYTAPTADAAQEALDGFEASDLGRKYPATVRTWRNGWEKFTPFLAFPPPVRRIIYTTNAIESLNYQLRKIIKNRGHFPNDQAAVKLLWLAICNIEDKRAKERSKLDSKTRSNRSKTVDKLVEGTFTQGWSEALGILVLNYPDRIGPYLNR; this is translated from the coding sequence ATGGATGCTTTGAAGGCCTCCGGCGTGTTTGATGAGCTGATGGCACAGATCGATTCCGGCCGGCTGGAGCTCGATGGCAAGGACGGTTTCATACAGCAGCTAATCAAGGCCTCGCTCGAACGAGGGCTGCAGGCCGAGCTGTCCGGGCACTTGGGCTATGACAAGGGCGATCCGGTCGGGCGGTTCCTGCCCAATTCGCGCAACGGGTCCTATCCGAAGACGTTGGGAACCTCTGCCGGGGACGTGGATCTGGCTGTTCCGCGGGACCGTGACGGGTCGTTTATCCCGCATCTGGTTCCCAAGGGAGCGCGCCGGACTGCCGGCCTGGATGACATGATCATCAGTCTTTACGCCGGCGGGATGACGGTCCGGGATATCGCCCATCATCTGGAGTCCACGCTTGGAACCGAGCTCTCCCAGGAGACCATCTCGAAGATCACCGACGAGGTCCTCGACGAGGTGCTGGAGTGGCAGAAGCGCCCGCTGGATCCGCTGTATCCGATCCTCTATCTGGACGCGATCGTCATCAAGGTCCGTGACGGGCACCAGGTCCAGAACCGTGCCGCGCACATCGCCGTGGGCGTGGACATGGAGGGCATCAAGCACGTCCTGGGCATCTGGGTCGAGGCCAGCGAAGGCGCGAAATTCTGGGCAGGCGTCTGTGCTGAACTGGCCAACCGCGGTGTCAGGGACGTGCTCATTGTCTGCTGCGACGGGCTGACCGGCTTCCCCGAAGCGGTCGCCGCGACCTGGCCGGCCGCGACGATCCAGACGTGCGTGGTGCACCTGATCCGCGCCTCGATGCGGTTCATCGGCTATCAGGACCGGAAAAAAGTCGCTGCGGCCCTGAGACCGGTCTACACCGCCCCGACGGCCGACGCCGCGCAGGAGGCGCTCGATGGCTTCGAGGCCTCCGATCTGGGACGGAAGTACCCCGCAACGGTTCGGACCTGGCGCAACGGCTGGGAGAAGTTCACCCCGTTCCTGGCGTTCCCGCCGCCGGTCAGACGCATCATCTACACGACCAATGCGATCGAGTCCCTGAATTACCAGCTGCGCAAGATCATCAAGAACCGCGGGCATTTCCCTAACGACCAGGCCGCAGTGAAGCTGCTCTGGCTGGCCATCTGCAACATCGAAGACAAACGCGCCAAGGAACGGTCAAAACTGGACTCCAAGACTCGCAGCAACCGTTCCAAGACCGTGGACAAACTCGTTGAGGGCACCTTCACGCAGGGATGGAGTGAAGCCCTTGGCATCCTCGTCCTGAACTATCCCGACCGAATCGGACCCTACCTGAACCGATGA